The following are from one region of the Gammaproteobacteria bacterium genome:
- a CDS encoding acetyl-CoA carboxylase biotin carboxylase subunit, whose product MIKKVLIANRGEIAVRIVRACAELGIKSVAIYTDADRYSLHVKKANEAYNLGPDSVSGYLNVHRIVNLAIATGCDALHPGYGFLSENPLLAEACERRGIHFIGPTAEVIRRLGDKLQARAAMIEAGVPVTPGSENNLQSVKEALTIAEQIGYPVMLKATNGGGGRGIRRCADADELNRNFDRVVSEVSKTFGAPEVFLEKCIDNPRHIEVQVLGDQHGKIIHLFERDCSIQRRHQKLIEIAPSPQLNDEQRKYIGKLAVTAARSVGYTNAGTIEFLLTENDEFYFMEVNTRLQVEHTITEQITGIDIVQEQIRIAAGLKLRYSQRDVKRRGFAMEFRINAEDPKNDFLPSFGRVTRYFAPGGPGVRTDAAIYTGYEIPPYYDSMCAKLIVWALDWDSLLDRANRALNDIGVYGVKTTIPYQLEILKSAHFQSGKFDTSFVESHPELINYSVRPSSRHLAAAIGAAVAAHMGL is encoded by the coding sequence ATGATCAAGAAAGTCCTCATCGCCAATCGCGGTGAAATTGCGGTGCGTATTGTCCGTGCCTGTGCGGAGCTCGGTATCAAATCCGTGGCGATCTATACGGATGCGGATCGCTATTCGCTGCACGTCAAAAAGGCCAACGAGGCCTACAATCTCGGGCCCGACTCCGTTTCCGGCTACCTGAATGTGCACCGCATCGTCAATCTGGCCATCGCGACCGGCTGTGATGCCTTGCACCCGGGCTATGGGTTTCTCTCCGAGAACCCGCTGTTGGCCGAGGCCTGTGAGAGACGCGGCATCCATTTTATCGGCCCAACGGCCGAGGTAATTCGCCGTCTGGGCGACAAGCTGCAGGCCCGCGCCGCGATGATCGAGGCTGGCGTGCCGGTCACCCCCGGCAGTGAAAACAACCTGCAGTCCGTCAAGGAGGCACTCACCATCGCTGAACAGATCGGCTACCCGGTGATGTTGAAGGCCACCAACGGCGGCGGCGGGCGCGGTATTCGTCGCTGCGCGGATGCCGATGAACTTAATCGGAATTTTGACCGCGTGGTCTCGGAGGTCAGCAAGACCTTTGGCGCCCCCGAGGTGTTTCTGGAAAAGTGCATCGACAACCCCCGCCACATCGAGGTGCAGGTGCTGGGCGATCAACACGGCAAGATCATTCATCTGTTCGAGCGAGACTGCTCCATCCAGCGCCGTCACCAGAAGCTCATCGAGATCGCGCCATCGCCGCAGCTCAATGACGAGCAGCGCAAGTACATCGGCAAGCTGGCCGTCACGGCGGCCCGCTCCGTGGGCTACACCAATGCCGGCACCATCGAGTTTCTACTAACGGAGAATGATGAATTTTACTTCATGGAGGTGAACACCCGCCTGCAGGTGGAGCACACCATCACCGAACAGATCACCGGTATCGATATTGTGCAGGAACAGATCCGCATCGCGGCCGGACTGAAATTGCGCTACAGCCAGCGCGATGTGAAGCGTCGCGGCTTTGCCATGGAATTTCGCATCAACGCCGAAGACCCGAAGAATGATTTTCTGCCCAGCTTCGGCCGCGTCACCCGCTATTTCGCCCCGGGCGGACCCGGGGTGCGTACCGATGCGGCGATTTATACGGGTTATGAAATCCCCCCCTACTACGATTCCATGTGCGCCAAGCTCATCGTCTGGGCGCTGGACTGGGATTCGCTGCTGGACCGTGCCAACCGCGCCCTGAATGACATCGGGGTGTACGGCGTCAAAACGACCATCCCGTACCAGCTGGAGATTCTGAAATCGGCGCATTTTCAATCCGGCAAGTTCGACACCTCGTTTGTCGAATCACACCCGGAGCTGATCAATTATTCGGTGCGCCCCTCATCACGCCACCTTGCCGCCGCCATTGGCGCCGCCGTCGCCGCCCACATGGGCCTCTGA
- the oadA gene encoding sodium-extruding oxaloacetate decarboxylase subunit alpha yields MSKVYITDTVLRDAHQSLLATRMRTEDMLPICSKLDAIGYWSLEMWGGATFDACIRFLKEDPWERLRQLRAALPNTRLQMLLRGQNLLGYRHYSDDVARAFVKCAADNGIDVFRIFDALNDVRNLQVSIEAVKAAGKHAQGAISYTISPVHSIEQNVEMAVTLQNMGCDSIAIKDMAGLLTPMATAELVKALVAAVDIPVHLHSHATAGLASMCQLKAIENGCRHIDTAISPLSGGTSHPPTESMVAAVRDTEYDTGIDLAALQEIGFYFFEIRKKYHQFESEFTGIDTRVQNNQVPGGMISNLSNQLKEQGALDHMNAVLDEIPRVRADLGYPPLVTPTSQIVGTQALLNVLSDSRYQNITNEVKLYLQGKYGKPPAEVDATVRQKAIGNETVITCRPADLLNPEMTRLRGEIGELAKSEEDVLTYAMFPDIGREFLEHRQAGTLVPEMLEPLPGHSQSYCAAATEFNIGLHGENYHIKVTGTGYKQDDKRAFFINVDGSPEEVMVESLDEVMTVGAANQPTATSKAKGSSRPKATEPGHVTASMPGIIVEVLVAVGDEVAAGDPVLVTEAMKMETEVQAPIAGTIKAIHAKKGDSVNPDEALVEIG; encoded by the coding sequence ATGTCGAAAGTCTACATTACCGATACCGTGCTACGGGATGCGCACCAATCATTACTGGCAACCCGGATGCGCACCGAAGACATGCTGCCCATCTGCAGCAAGCTCGACGCCATCGGGTATTGGTCGCTCGAAATGTGGGGCGGCGCTACCTTTGACGCCTGCATCCGTTTCCTCAAAGAAGACCCCTGGGAACGGCTGCGGCAATTGCGCGCCGCGCTGCCCAATACCCGTCTGCAGATGCTGTTACGTGGCCAAAATCTGCTGGGCTACCGACACTACTCCGATGACGTGGCCCGCGCCTTTGTGAAATGCGCCGCCGACAATGGGATTGATGTGTTCCGGATCTTCGATGCGCTCAACGATGTACGCAACCTGCAGGTCTCCATCGAGGCCGTCAAGGCGGCCGGCAAGCACGCCCAGGGCGCCATCAGTTACACCATCAGCCCCGTGCATTCCATCGAACAGAATGTCGAGATGGCCGTAACACTGCAGAACATGGGCTGCGACAGTATCGCCATTAAGGACATGGCCGGCCTGCTCACGCCCATGGCCACCGCCGAACTGGTCAAGGCCCTGGTGGCTGCCGTCGATATCCCCGTGCACCTGCATTCGCACGCCACCGCCGGTCTGGCCAGCATGTGTCAACTCAAGGCCATTGAGAACGGCTGTCGTCACATCGACACTGCCATCTCGCCCCTGTCCGGCGGCACCAGTCATCCGCCGACGGAGAGCATGGTGGCCGCGGTGCGCGACACCGAATACGACACCGGCATCGATCTCGCCGCCCTGCAGGAGATCGGCTTTTACTTCTTCGAGATCCGCAAAAAATATCACCAGTTCGAGAGTGAATTCACCGGCATCGATACCCGCGTACAAAACAATCAGGTACCCGGCGGGATGATCTCCAACCTTTCCAACCAGCTTAAGGAACAGGGCGCGCTCGACCACATGAATGCCGTGCTGGACGAAATTCCCCGCGTGCGCGCCGACCTTGGCTACCCACCGCTGGTCACTCCCACCTCGCAAATCGTCGGCACCCAGGCCCTGCTCAACGTGCTCTCTGATTCGCGCTATCAAAACATCACCAATGAAGTGAAACTGTATCTGCAGGGGAAATACGGCAAGCCGCCTGCGGAGGTGGATGCCACGGTGCGACAGAAGGCCATCGGCAATGAAACGGTCATCACCTGTCGCCCCGCCGATTTACTAAATCCGGAGATGACCCGCTTACGCGGCGAGATCGGTGAACTCGCGAAATCCGAAGAAGACGTGTTGACCTACGCCATGTTCCCGGACATCGGCCGTGAATTCCTCGAACACCGTCAGGCCGGCACCCTGGTGCCAGAAATGCTGGAGCCCCTGCCCGGCCATTCTCAGTCCTATTGTGCGGCTGCAACGGAATTTAACATTGGGCTGCACGGTGAGAACTACCACATCAAGGTCACCGGTACCGGCTATAAGCAGGACGACAAACGCGCCTTCTTCATCAATGTAGATGGCTCACCGGAAGAGGTGATGGTCGAATCACTGGACGAAGTGATGACGGTGGGCGCGGCCAACCAGCCCACCGCCACCAGCAAGGCCAAGGGCAGCAGTCGTCCCAAGGCCACTGAGCCGGGGCATGTCACCGCCTCCATGCCCGGGATTATTGTCGAGGTGCTGGTGGCCGTGGGCGATGAAGTCGCTGCGGGCGATCCCGTCCTCGTGACCGAAGCGATGAAAATGGAAACCGAGGTACAGGCCCCCATAGCAGGCACCATCAAGGCGATACACGCCAAAAAAGGCGACAGCGTCAACCCGGATGAGGCCCTGGTGGAGATTGGATAA
- the sbcB gene encoding exodeoxyribonuclease I — MATHKRQGQSGYSGPTLYWHDYETFGVDPRRDRPAQFAGIRTDLDFNIIGEPLSLYCRPANDFLPAPEACLVTGITPQKALAEGVPEAEFIRQIHAEFSQPNTCVVGYNNIRFDDEVTRTTLYRNFYDPYAREWQNGNSRWDIIDMLRLTHALRPEGIRWPTHADGKTSFRLEQLTAINGISHEAAHDALSDVQATIAMARLIKEKQPRLYDYVYRHRSKQSVAQLLNIARPAPVLHVSSMYPAERGCIALVAPLAAHPVNKNELIVYDLSVSPQPFLALRPDEMAERLFTRQDALPEGCARLPVKTVHINKSPVLVPVTTLTAAAAEKWQLNVTRAQQNLAVLLAHADFSRNLQAVYKESRSFEAVDDPDFMLYSGGFFSNDDRDRMEIVRQTVPQQLASLDLPFQDQRLSEMLFRYRARNYPEFLSEDENRRWDEFRLQRLTMNSHGAGLSLSELRERIALLKQTSDLDQKQQHILDALLHYAESITNDLLVDA; from the coding sequence GTGGCCACACATAAGCGGCAGGGCCAGTCCGGATATTCCGGACCCACACTGTATTGGCACGACTATGAAACATTTGGTGTCGACCCCCGTCGCGATCGGCCGGCACAGTTTGCGGGCATTCGTACCGATCTCGATTTCAATATCATTGGCGAACCGCTAAGCCTGTATTGTCGCCCGGCCAATGATTTTTTACCGGCGCCAGAGGCGTGCCTGGTTACCGGGATTACGCCGCAAAAGGCCCTGGCCGAGGGAGTTCCCGAGGCCGAGTTCATCCGTCAGATCCATGCCGAGTTTTCGCAGCCCAACACCTGCGTGGTGGGTTATAACAATATCCGGTTTGACGACGAGGTGACCCGCACCACCCTGTACCGTAATTTTTACGACCCCTACGCCCGTGAATGGCAAAACGGCAATTCGCGCTGGGACATTATCGATATGCTGCGACTGACCCATGCGCTGCGTCCCGAAGGCATACGGTGGCCAACCCATGCGGACGGAAAAACCAGCTTTCGACTGGAACAGCTGACGGCGATCAATGGCATCAGCCACGAGGCGGCGCATGATGCCTTGTCGGACGTGCAGGCGACGATTGCCATGGCGCGGCTGATAAAAGAAAAACAACCCAGATTATATGATTATGTCTACCGCCATCGCTCCAAACAGAGCGTCGCCCAACTGCTCAATATCGCCAGGCCGGCGCCGGTGCTGCATGTTTCCTCCATGTATCCTGCGGAGCGCGGCTGTATCGCACTGGTCGCCCCGCTGGCGGCACACCCTGTCAATAAAAATGAACTCATTGTCTATGACCTGAGCGTTTCGCCGCAGCCCTTTTTGGCACTGCGTCCGGATGAAATGGCGGAGCGCCTGTTTACCCGACAGGATGCATTGCCCGAGGGCTGCGCCAGGCTGCCGGTCAAGACGGTGCATATCAACAAGAGTCCGGTCCTGGTTCCGGTCACTACCCTAACCGCTGCGGCGGCCGAGAAATGGCAACTCAATGTGACGCGCGCACAGCAAAACCTGGCAGTGCTGTTGGCACATGCGGATTTTTCCAGAAATCTGCAGGCCGTCTATAAGGAGAGCCGAAGTTTCGAGGCCGTGGATGACCCGGACTTCATGCTTTACAGCGGTGGATTCTTTTCCAATGATGATCGAGACCGAATGGAGATCGTTCGTCAGACCGTTCCGCAACAACTGGCGAGCCTGGATCTGCCCTTTCAGGATCAGCGCCTGTCGGAAATGCTGTTTCGGTATCGGGCGCGCAATTATCCGGAGTTTCTCAGTGAAGACGAAAACAGGCGCTGGGATGAATTCAGGCTGCAACGCCTGACGATGAATAGTCATGGCGCAGGCCTTAGCCTGTCTGAATTGCGTGAACGCATTGCGCTGCTAAAACAGACCTCGGATCTGGATCAAAAGCAACAGCACATACTGGACGCATTGCTGCATTACGCAGAGTCGATTACGAACGATCTTTTGGTGGATGCGTGA
- a CDS encoding protein phosphatase 2C domain-containing protein, which yields MAFRNCGHLTHVGNVRQHNEDAYCIDTEYNFGVLADGMGGHEGGEIASRIVVECVCAEIRAGRPMADALVQAHHAVRKAADRGEGKPGMGSTALALKMDQENFEIVWVGDSRAYLWDGTALTQITKDHSLVQALVDDGSITLAEARVHPQRNYITQAIGMSDLQTMQVGRVQGRLCQGQQLLLCSDGLTGEVSDAEIAEILGLELNEKQKTDLLIQKSLDNGGADNITVLLVAGPAEDTVSTAD from the coding sequence ATGGCATTCAGGAATTGCGGTCATCTGACTCACGTCGGTAATGTGAGGCAGCACAATGAAGATGCCTATTGCATCGATACTGAGTATAACTTTGGTGTGCTGGCCGATGGTATGGGTGGCCATGAGGGCGGGGAGATCGCCAGCCGCATCGTGGTGGAGTGCGTGTGCGCCGAAATTCGTGCGGGGCGGCCGATGGCGGATGCCCTGGTACAGGCGCACCATGCCGTACGCAAGGCGGCGGATCGGGGTGAAGGAAAGCCGGGCATGGGCTCTACCGCACTCGCCCTGAAAATGGATCAGGAAAACTTTGAAATCGTCTGGGTGGGCGACAGCCGCGCCTATCTCTGGGACGGCACCGCATTGACCCAGATCACCAAGGATCATTCCCTGGTGCAGGCGCTGGTGGATGATGGCAGCATCACACTGGCCGAGGCGCGGGTGCATCCGCAGCGCAATTACATCACCCAGGCCATCGGCATGTCGGATTTGCAGACCATGCAGGTCGGCCGCGTGCAGGGAAGGCTGTGTCAGGGACAACAGTTGCTGTTATGCAGTGATGGCCTGACGGGTGAGGTTTCCGATGCGGAGATTGCCGAAATTCTGGGTCTGGAACTCAATGAAAAGCAGAAAACTGACCTGCTGATTCAGAAGTCACTGGATAATGGTGGTGCGGATAACATCACGGTGTTGCTGGTGGCAGGCCCCGCAGAGGACACCGTTTCAACCGCGGATTAA
- a CDS encoding HD domain-containing phosphohydrolase, which yields MMTHMTDAVPRRPASAYLEVRGGAPAQRYFTLAAETLIGRNDEDFSLPEDSIGLSDSRVSRYHARIFQSNGRFYLEDTHSTNGTFLNAFRLTPGTPYVLRDGSNIQVGGVYLRFRPAAVAQAPGSSERSSGYSSDYPSEIGRNEEFFDFSLTPANADGERAADVSMLFRAPEMTSPEISAVLDVSEVMEQLHIAQTDTTESNSQLLRRLRAMVQVSIGLGTESSREALFARIMAVIFDIFPTAERAFVVLRDRRGEGVAGFHPAAASTRTPGAENTVLVLSEVIVDEVVGQRRSILSTDVMDDQRFKGQESISQLGLRSVMCVPLLVEAEVIGLIQIDTHRQTHSFDQEDLQILTGIGAQVAVALKNFGLYEDIEQLFEGFVTASVHAIEERDPATAGHSFRVAEYSQRLAQAVDGSQHQALRDIRFSLEQIRELRYAALLHDFGKVGVREHVLIKARKLYHSQLDVLQERFRYARASLERQAYRELVYQHSELSPAEFRRHRGAVEARLKLEAGRLQRFMAIIRHANEPSVIDDQVNGELQAVADFVFPGEQGEAVALLNTAEFEALTLARGSLTPDERLDIQSHVSHTFSFLSHIPWTGSLAAVADIAHAHHEKLDGSGYPQGLKGDEIPIPARVMTVADIFDALTAGDRPYKRSLSVDKALDLLKHEAAHGKIDPLLVEVFIDSQAYRLFDRP from the coding sequence ATGATGACACACATGACCGACGCGGTACCCCGACGACCGGCATCGGCCTACCTGGAGGTGCGCGGTGGCGCCCCGGCACAGCGGTATTTCACGCTGGCGGCGGAAACCCTCATCGGTCGCAATGACGAGGATTTCAGTCTGCCCGAAGACAGCATCGGCCTGTCGGATAGCCGGGTCAGCCGGTACCACGCGCGGATATTTCAGAGCAATGGTCGGTTTTATCTGGAAGATACGCACTCGACCAATGGCACGTTTCTGAATGCCTTTCGGCTGACCCCCGGTACCCCCTATGTGTTGCGTGATGGCAGCAATATTCAGGTCGGCGGGGTCTATCTACGTTTTCGTCCCGCTGCCGTGGCGCAGGCGCCGGGTTCCTCGGAGCGTTCCTCAGGTTATTCCTCCGACTATCCCTCCGAGATCGGGCGCAATGAGGAGTTTTTTGATTTCTCCCTCACTCCCGCCAATGCAGACGGTGAGAGGGCGGCAGATGTCTCGATGCTGTTTCGCGCCCCCGAAATGACCTCACCGGAGATCAGCGCCGTGCTGGATGTCTCCGAGGTGATGGAACAGCTGCATATCGCGCAGACCGATACCACCGAGAGCAACAGCCAGCTGCTGCGACGCCTGCGCGCCATGGTGCAGGTCAGTATTGGGCTGGGTACGGAGAGCAGCCGGGAGGCCCTGTTTGCCAGGATCATGGCGGTGATTTTTGACATCTTCCCCACCGCAGAACGGGCCTTTGTGGTGCTGCGCGACAGGCGTGGCGAGGGGGTGGCCGGGTTTCATCCGGCGGCCGCCTCGACCCGCACGCCCGGCGCGGAGAACACGGTGCTGGTGCTGTCCGAGGTCATCGTTGACGAGGTGGTCGGACAGCGGCGCAGTATTCTTTCCACCGATGTGATGGATGATCAGCGCTTTAAGGGGCAAGAGTCTATCTCGCAGCTGGGGCTGCGTAGCGTGATGTGCGTGCCCTTGCTGGTGGAGGCCGAGGTCATCGGTTTGATCCAGATCGACACCCATCGCCAGACGCATTCATTTGACCAGGAAGACCTGCAGATCCTGACCGGCATCGGCGCGCAAGTCGCGGTCGCGCTCAAGAATTTTGGCCTCTACGAAGATATTGAACAGCTGTTCGAGGGTTTTGTAACGGCCTCGGTACACGCCATTGAGGAACGCGATCCCGCCACGGCGGGGCATTCGTTTCGGGTGGCGGAATATTCCCAGCGCCTGGCGCAGGCGGTGGATGGTAGCCAGCATCAGGCGCTGCGTGATATCCGCTTTAGCCTGGAGCAAATCCGGGAACTGCGCTACGCGGCCCTGCTGCATGACTTTGGCAAGGTGGGGGTGCGGGAACATGTGCTGATCAAGGCCCGAAAGCTGTATCATTCGCAGCTGGACGTTTTGCAGGAAAGATTCCGTTATGCGCGGGCGAGTCTGGAGCGGCAGGCCTATCGCGAACTGGTTTATCAGCACAGTGAGCTGTCGCCGGCCGAGTTCAGGCGGCACCGGGGCGCGGTGGAGGCGCGATTGAAACTGGAGGCGGGACGCCTGCAACGTTTCATGGCGATCATCAGACACGCCAATGAACCGTCGGTGATTGATGATCAGGTCAACGGCGAACTACAGGCGGTCGCCGATTTCGTATTTCCCGGTGAACAGGGCGAGGCTGTGGCTTTGCTCAATACGGCGGAGTTTGAGGCGTTGACCCTGGCCCGCGGCAGTCTGACACCCGATGAGCGGCTGGATATTCAGTCACACGTCAGTCATACCTTTTCCTTCCTGAGCCATATTCCCTGGACGGGATCGCTGGCCGCGGTGGCGGATATTGCCCACGCCCATCACGAAAAGCTGGATGGCAGCGGTTATCCGCAGGGCCTGAAGGGGGACGAGATTCCGATCCCGGCGAGGGTGATGACTGTGGCCGATATTTTTGATGCCTTAACGGCGGGGGATCGGCCCTACAAACGGAGCCTCAGTGTCGACAAGGCGCTGGATCTCCTCAAGCATGAGGCCGCGCACGGCAAGATTGATCCACTGTTAGTGGAGGTGTTTATTGACAGTCAGGCCTATCGGTTGTTCGATCGGCCCTGA
- a CDS encoding HEAT repeat domain-containing protein gives MSLLSGFQAGRAINTLLADDAGASAEGKRALYRLKQIGEPAIPRLIEALGSPQNTATLEQLLIGFVRNSTLHAFVVGLSAGDQRIVDGVTRILKRSKEFNPNDLLPYFSQPIGEAEVSKTALGEILTSHAERINPTTLLGLLDHVDSKVRPMLYRLLDTIATEALVPDLIQRLDSPQTLVRTHLLNLLARFDTAASREGLVKGLGDSNKSVRQAALNGLATLQATEHVADICQLLSDPDLTVQSAAIETLAKIQSPDTVKHLITVLQDESEYVRRAAVEVLNEVGDQNAVKDLLNALRDVDWWVKVRAADALGAIGGPKVFDAVLALIKDKDEFLRRTAVEILNTGKDPRALDRLIEALRDEDWWVRERAVDALAAIGDARAVPHLITMLEENPEAGQVVIRALATLGDRQAINPLLRQLDKADNTLRKEALKALESLTDDTSAQAVQEAVTQLIHTRGDEVGSAADETVRSLIQRFGDRASPASRGASAVAPPVARPSTEVMDLPTQAFDSRAPQPDSSGQTQSMPLDATRATDSETTPLTHYLDPSRLVPNTILAERYHVIRKIGEGAFGVVWLVEDVMVGDEFILKFLNPQFAADQNMIERFMHELRYARKITHENIIRIYDLVTVGDSYAISMEYFPSHSLADELREHKTRHTTFDLPRGIHVISCICRGMAQAQAQAVVHRDLKPANILIDENDELKIVDFGLAAAARKADSRLTKSGILVGTPTYMAPEQVRGRTIDSRTDIYTLGIIMYEMFAGQAPYTGDESMAILFQHVEGKAIPPREINADIPPALEQVIIKAMAVDPEQRFQTFDALRLQLETICKDAC, from the coding sequence ATGAGCCTGTTATCGGGATTTCAGGCCGGTCGGGCAATCAACACCCTGCTCGCCGACGATGCCGGCGCCAGCGCGGAAGGCAAGCGCGCCCTGTACCGGCTCAAGCAGATCGGCGAGCCGGCCATTCCCCGGCTGATTGAGGCCCTCGGCAGTCCACAAAACACCGCCACCCTGGAGCAGTTGCTGATCGGCTTTGTGCGCAACAGCACCCTGCACGCCTTTGTCGTCGGCCTGAGCGCGGGCGACCAACGCATCGTGGATGGGGTAACCCGTATCCTCAAGCGCTCGAAGGAGTTCAACCCCAACGACCTACTCCCCTATTTCAGTCAGCCCATTGGCGAGGCCGAGGTCTCCAAGACGGCCCTGGGCGAGATACTCACCAGCCACGCCGAGCGCATCAACCCCACGACCCTGCTGGGCCTGCTGGATCACGTCGACAGCAAGGTGCGCCCCATGCTGTATCGATTGCTGGACACCATCGCCACCGAGGCCCTGGTGCCGGACCTCATCCAGCGCCTCGACAGCCCGCAGACCCTGGTGCGCACCCACCTGCTCAATCTGCTGGCCCGTTTCGATACCGCGGCCAGTCGCGAGGGACTGGTAAAGGGGCTCGGCGATAGCAATAAGTCCGTGCGTCAGGCGGCCCTCAATGGGCTGGCCACGCTGCAGGCGACGGAACATGTGGCGGACATCTGCCAGCTATTGAGCGACCCCGACCTCACGGTGCAGTCGGCCGCCATCGAGACCCTGGCCAAGATTCAGTCGCCGGACACGGTCAAACACCTGATCACGGTGCTGCAGGATGAATCGGAATACGTGCGCCGCGCCGCGGTGGAGGTACTCAACGAGGTCGGTGACCAGAATGCGGTGAAAGACCTGCTCAACGCGCTGCGTGACGTGGACTGGTGGGTGAAGGTGCGGGCCGCCGATGCCCTGGGGGCAATCGGCGGACCCAAGGTTTTCGATGCGGTGCTGGCCCTGATCAAGGACAAGGACGAATTTCTGCGCCGCACCGCGGTGGAGATTCTGAACACCGGCAAAGACCCGCGCGCCCTGGACCGCCTCATCGAGGCCCTGCGCGACGAAGACTGGTGGGTGCGAGAGCGGGCGGTGGACGCCCTCGCCGCCATTGGTGACGCCCGCGCCGTGCCGCACCTGATCACCATGCTGGAGGAAAATCCCGAGGCCGGCCAGGTGGTAATCCGCGCCCTCGCCACGCTGGGCGATCGGCAGGCGATCAATCCCCTGCTCCGCCAGCTCGACAAGGCCGACAACACGCTGCGCAAAGAGGCGCTGAAGGCGCTGGAGAGTCTCACCGATGACACCTCCGCACAGGCGGTGCAGGAGGCCGTGACCCAGCTCATCCATACCCGGGGCGACGAGGTCGGCAGCGCCGCCGACGAGACGGTGCGCAGTCTGATTCAGCGTTTTGGCGACCGCGCCAGCCCTGCCTCCCGTGGCGCGTCCGCCGTCGCGCCACCGGTCGCCCGCCCGTCGACGGAGGTGATGGATCTGCCCACCCAGGCCTTCGACAGCCGCGCGCCCCAGCCGGACAGCTCGGGGCAAACCCAGTCCATGCCGCTCGATGCCACCAGGGCGACCGACAGTGAAACCACGCCACTCACCCACTATCTTGACCCCTCGCGACTGGTGCCCAATACGATCCTGGCGGAACGCTATCACGTGATCCGCAAGATTGGCGAGGGCGCCTTTGGCGTCGTGTGGCTGGTGGAAGACGTGATGGTGGGTGATGAATTCATCCTCAAGTTCCTCAATCCCCAGTTTGCCGCCGACCAGAACATGATCGAGCGTTTCATGCACGAGCTGCGCTACGCCCGCAAGATCACCCACGAAAACATCATCCGCATCTACGACCTGGTCACCGTGGGCGATTCCTACGCGATTTCCATGGAATACTTTCCCAGCCACTCGCTGGCGGACGAGCTGCGGGAGCACAAAACACGGCACACCACCTTTGATCTGCCGCGCGGCATCCACGTGATTTCCTGCATCTGCCGCGGTATGGCCCAGGCCCAGGCCCAGGCGGTGGTGCACCGTGACCTGAAACCCGCCAACATCCTCATCGACGAGAACGACGAGCTGAAGATCGTGGATTTCGGTCTGGCCGCCGCCGCCCGCAAGGCGGATTCCCGGCTCACCAAGAGCGGCATACTGGTGGGCACCCCGACCTACATGGCGCCCGAACAGGTGCGGGGACGCACCATCGATTCGCGTACCGATATCTACACCCTGGGGATCATCATGTATGAAATGTTCGCCGGCCAGGCGCCGTACACCGGCGACGAGTCCATGGCGATCCTGTTTCAGCACGTGGAAGGCAAGGCCATCCCGCCCCGTGAGATCAATGCCGACATTCCGCCCGCGCTGGAACAGGTGATCATCAAGGCCATGGCCGTCGACCCCGAACAGCGTTTTCAAACCTTCGACGCGCTGCGCCTGCAACTGGAAACCATCTGCAAGGATGCATGCTAA